CACCCTTCTTGTCGTTAGAAAGGAAGGACATGGCGATACCGGCAGACGGATACTTGAGGAGGCCTGCATCAGCCTTTTCCTGAGTCCATTCCGGTTCCGGACCGATTTCCATGGAAGCTTCAGCGTAGATAGCGCCATCCTTCAGATAGAGCGGAGAAGAGCCAGAGTCCGGAACCATCTTGGTACCGATACCAAGCTTGTCGTGGTAGGCGCCCCAGTTCCAGAAGCCGGAGAGACCAACAGTAGAATCGCGAGAAGCCATCTGCTGACCTTCGATGTCGGAAACAGACGGAGCCTTGGTCGGATCCGGAGTGAACTTTTCAAAGCCAGTCGTATTATAGAGGTTAGGCATGTTACCAGTCAAGAGGAGGAGGTAGAGCATGTTCAAAGTAGCCGGATAGTACTTTTCTCCTTCGACAGAGCCTTCACCGCAACCCTGAGCGGTAGTGCAGCTCTTCTTTTCCTTAAGAACTCTGTAAACGGTGCCGAGATAGGACTTTGCTTCGTCGCTAGAAATAGAGGACGTTGCAAGGCCGAGACCGCCGGAGAAAGTAGAAGAAACAAAGTTACGCTTCACACTTATATCGGCTTCATAAGAGTTGCTCTTATAAGCATAGCCAGAGTTCACACCGCTAGCGGTATGAGTAGACGGAATGAGCCAATCAACGACTTTCTTGTTGAAAGCCTGAGCCTTGGTATCGCCGTACCAGTAATAAGCCCAAGCCATACGCCACGGAGTACGGGCGGCGTCATCGTAGAAACCGATATCGTTAGAAACGGCTGCAGATGTCAAAATCGGCTTGTGGGAGTTCCAGTCGCACCAGTCCGGAACAAGACCAGTCTTGGAATCCTGGCAACCGTTCAAGTCCGTATAAGCCTGGGAGATGACGCTAGACCAAGAACCGCCAGCAACATCCTGGAAGAGCTGGAAGTTGGCAGTCGTTGCATAGCTCGGGTTGAAACCGTCATTCCACTGGTTACCCGGCTTAATCTTGTTGCTAGCGATATCGTTGGAAGCAATCCAAGAAATGAGGGACTTGCCTGCAGAGAGGTAAGAAGCATCATTCCACTGCTTGGAAGCCATCACGAGAGCGAGAGCGGCATCGAAGTCAGCATCAGAAGCAGTACCGGTGCCACCACTGCAACCGATACGCCAGTTCATACCGCCGCCATTGACGCTGTTGCCCGTCCAAGTCTTATAAAGATTTTTGAAAACATCTTGATCATCCATGTAGACGGTAATCAACATACCATATGCAATAGCTTCGGAAACGGTAGAACACGTTCCTTCCGGAGCGAGCACCCAACCATTGCTAGCCTGGTACCAAGCCTGTTTCCACAGCTTGTAATGTTCCTTGATCATGTCCGTATCGGCATATTCAATAGTCGTGCCGTGGGGATGTTTCATGTTCTGCGGGAACGGGTATTGACCCGCATAGGCAGCGGCGGCCGTAAGGGCAAGCGCACCAGCAGCGATTTTGAAAGTGTTCTTCATAATTATTCCTTATTGATGACTTTTACACCCACTCTTAAATATAAAATAGAGACCTTTTTTGGGAAAGGTTTCAATTGTAATAATTCAGTTGCAAAAGTGGCGTTTTTACGTAAATTTCTAGGAATCTAGTGATTTTGTTCACACCCCGAATTTCACTTTTTGTTCGCAAAACGTTCTCAAAAAATTGTGGGAATTTACGTCCCGACAAAATGTTAACAGCAAGTTACTTTGCAGAATTCTGCTGCAACTTGGCTTTTGCCTTCTTGCGACGCCAAACTTTGAACTCGCTATACAGCGTACTGACCGTATAGATGAATATCAAAAGCAGGATTGTATTCTTAGGTTGGTTCAAGTTGCAAATACCCCAGGCAATCGTGATGATGGGCAAATGAATCAGGTACGGGTAGAACGAAGCACGGCCGATTTTGCGGACAATGCCAATGCAGAAGAACTTCGCGACAAAACCCTTGCCGGTCAGAAGCGAAACCAGGAAAAGGCCGTACAATAAAATCGGGAGCGAATGATGGAAGAAATAATTGAAGCCAGGATTCAGTTCCGGACGCATCAGGAAGAGACTGCCGTAAATAGCGGCGAGCATGACAAATTGCGCAATACCGCTTGCAAAGTTTCGCTTGAGAAAGTCGAAATGGCCTTCTTTGAAGAGCCTGAAAAGCACCATGCCAAACAGGTATTCAAAAATACGGACAGGAGCAAAGATATGGAAGAAACGGTACTTGGCATCGTAGCTTTCGAACCAAAGGTTGTCGGAAAGGCCAAAGAAGGTTGCCCAGAGAATGCCCGGAATGAAGAGCGTTCCGAAAAGCACCCAGAGCGTGCGATTGCTTTGCTTGAATAGCCAGCGGCTAAACCAGGGAGTCACCGCGTAGCATACGAAGAAACTCGTCAGCGACCACGACGGTTCATTCAGTTTCATGCCCAAATCGGGCACAATGGACCAAGTAAGCGTGATATGCAAAAGGAGGCTTCGCCACGGGTGGGTCATTTTTGCAAGGCCGGCGGCAAAGCAGTCGCCGATTTCAGAGAGTCCGGGCAGGTGCGTGTAACCGCTGAACTTGAAGACGAGCACCAGGAACATGAGGATGGTCATGAAGAAGTGCAGGCGGTAAAGCTTGGAGATGCGGGCGAACATGAAGGGGATTACAGGAATACGGCGTTCCGGATCGCTAAACTTGCTCGCGAAAAGAAAACCGGCGAGCACGTAGAAGATGCCGGCGGCAAAGGCGGGCGCATTAATGATAGGCATGATCCACTTGTAGTCGGCCATGTAATTGAGGGCCGAAGAGGAACCCAAGTGCAGCATCACGATGTTAATGCTTGCGAGGAGTCGAAGGCCGTCAAGAGCCGGGAAATAATTCGGTTTTGCAGGAGTCATAGCGGAATCTATTTTTCAAGGTCCTTTTGCATTTTGCTTTGTTGGCGGATGCGGGCAAGGGCTTTGGAGCGGCGGCGGGCGGTTTCTTGGAGGTCGATGGCTTCGTCGTATTCGTCGACGATTTCGCGGCCGAGGATTTCTTCGAGGACGTCTTCGAGGCTGACGATGCCGGCAATGGCGCCCCATTCGTCGACAACGCCCACGATATGCCCGCGCTGTTTCAAGAAGCGGAGCAAAAGTTTGTCTAACGTAAGACTGTCGGGAATGAGCTGCAGCGGGCGCATCATCTGACGGAGCTTGACATCGCGCATGCCTTCGGCAAGCTTGTTGTAGGCGTCGCGGCGAAGCACAATCCCGATCCAGTTATCCTTTTCTTTTTCGTAAAGCGGTACGCGGGAGAACGGCCAATTGCCGCGTTCATCGAGAGTCTCGCCGATAGAAGAATCGGCCTTGAGCGAAAACACCACTTGACGCGGCGTCATCACTTTACGCACCGGCACCGACTTTAGGGCCAGAATGTTCTTGATGACCACAGACTGCTGGCGGTCAATGACGTCTTCGCGGAGCCCGAGACTTACCAAGCTGTTGATGTCATCGATACTCACGTCTTTCTTGTCTTCTTTTTCGCGAGTCCAGTGCTTGGTAAGCGTGAGGCAAAGCCAGATGATGCCTGTCCACGAAAGGACTATCGTGATGTAATAGAAAGGCACCGCGACCAAGGGGGCCGCAATTTTTGCCTGCTTGACGCCCAAGGTTTTCGGCGTAATTTCGCCAAACAGGAGAATGAGCACGGTGAGAATAATCGGGAGCGACACCTGCCCGAGGGGCGGCAAATTCTTGACCGCAAGGGCCGTAGCAAGCGATGCGCCCACGGTGTTTGCAATCGTATTCACCACCAGCACCGAGGCGATGTAGCGATCAATATTTTCCTTGACGTGCACAATGTAGCGGGCGGTAAACTTTTTCTGCTTTTGCAGTTGCTCGATGGTTGCGGGCGGCATGCTGTAAAATGACGCTTCTGTCACCGAACAGAACGCCGAGATGGCAAGGCAACCTAGAACCGTAAGGACGATATAAAACATTATTCAATACCTAACAAAGCCGGCTCAAAAAGCGCGGGCTCGACCGCCCAAAGTTGCGGGCGGCTCAAGTCATAAATGTATTCGGTCCAGTCGGAAAGCTGGTAAAGCATCTTGGAGCCCGGCGTCGGGAGCGTGAGCGAATGGCCGGAGCCGAGCACTTGCAAATCGACGTCGGTGTTTTCGCCGATGTCGGCAAGTTGCTTGGCGACGGCGATGGCGTCGTCGATTCCGCCGAGGCCGTGCACGAGTCCTGCGGCAAGCGCCTTGATGCCGATCATGACGCGGCCGCCACCGTAGGCGGTATCGACGGTCGCCTGCGGGATTCCCATAGCTTTAGAAACGACTCCAGTAAAGCGGTCGTAGAATTCATCCATGTACGCCTGCAAGGCGGCCTTTTCGCGGTCCGTCCAGGCGCGCGTAAAGGTCGTCGCGTCTGCATATTCGTGCGTCTTGACAGTTTCGGCCTTGAGCCCGATTTTGTCCATGAGGCCAGAGGCGTCGATTTTACCGCCATAGATACCTATGCTACCCACAATGGCCATCGGTTCTGCAAGAATCTTGTCGCCGGCGCAGGCGATGTAGTAACCGCCCGAGGCCCCCATGTAGCCGATGCTAGAGACCACCGGAATGCCGATTTCACTGATATTGCGAAGCGCTGCCCAAATCTTGTCAGAAGCGATGGCAGAGCCACCCGGCGAAGAAATGCGTACGATCAAGGCCTCGGCACCGGTCGAAGGCAATTTGCGGATTGATTCAAGCACCGAGCGTTCCATGCGGGAATCGATGGTACCGTCAATATTCAAGAGGGCAATCTTTGCTCGCGGAGCCCAGCTTTCGTTGAAAATCTTCTTGTCCGTGGGCGACCATGTGCGGAACGCCGCATTCGGGTAGTCGATATCGAAGAAAGTCTTTAACGCGTAAGAAGGCACTTGATCCAAGTAAAGCAAGGTGTCTACAAGGCCCGCGCGTTTTGCCGCAGACGCCGTCACCAAAGGCTCGCCCGCCAAGGAATCCAAGTGCTTGTAGGCTTTTTCGGACGACATTTGCGGACCTACGCCGCGCATGGAAATGTAGGTTTGCAAAGCGGTCCACAAATCATGATACAGCGTGTCGAAATTGGAGCGTGCCTCTGCCGACATGGAGTCTGCCACGTAGGGTTCTACAGCGGACTTGTACGCCCCATGACGTAAGAATTCCGCCTTCACGCCCAGTTTGTCAAACAGACCCTTATAGAAAAGAATGTTCCCGCCGAGACCGCGCCAGTTCATGTGAGCAGAAGGTTCCACTGCAATACGGTCCACATGCGCAGACGCCAACAACACAGCGGGGCGAATGTCATCCATGTAGGCGACCACCTTGCTTCCGCGGGCCTTGAGTTTTTTGACGTAGCGGTCGATTTCGCTCGAGACGCCGATGTTACCCTTGTAGCCCGAAAAGTCCAGAATCACGAGGCCACAGGCCGGATCGCGCAACATATGTTCGAACAGGTTGCGCACATGCCAAATGCAAATGGAACTCTTGCGGAAGAACGAGAATTCGTCTTCGGTTTCAGAGATTTGCATATCGAGCGGCACACGAATGATTTGCGCGCTCAAAGAGGCGTTCGGGTTGCGGGCACTATGATAGCCCCATGCGCCACCTTTGGGCAGAAGATCGTCGTACACATGCAAGGCCACATTGTTGTAGCCGCCAAAACTGGTAGAGAACGTAAGGCGATATTCGTCATCGCCATGCAACGGCATGCGGAATCCCCAACGGACGCCGTAAAGGCCGAGTTCAAAAAGCAAGCGGTGGTCTTCGAAATCTTCGACGTCGTAACTCACGCTGAAGAGAGGGCCGAGGCGCAAAGTTGCACCCAAGTTCTGTACGCGTTCGGGCGCTTGCGGGCCGGCGTAAAGCACGTTATCGCAGGAATAGCCGAGCGAAACGAACGAAAGCGGGCGAATCATGAGGCCCAAATCCACGCTCCATTCCGTACCCGTAAATTCTGCAGTGCGGATGGCGTTAACGCGTTCGCCCACAAAAATCGTGCGGTTCCAGAGGGCGTTGCCGTGTGTGAGGCTCCAGCGAGAAAAATCAAGATGGTGCGGGCCCTGGGTATATTCAAAACCGGCCGCCCAATGTTCTAAATTACCGCCAACGCGAAAATCCTTGATGGACTTGTCATAATCGTAGCTAATGAGCGCGCCCTTGGAATCAAAGGCGGCAAGGCCGGCCGGGTTGCCCCAAATGCCGTGTTCATTTTCGAGCGATACAAAATCAGACTCGCCGGGAATATAGGCAAGGGCATACGCTGCGCAGAACAAAAAAAGCGCCGGTACAAACTTATTTTGCATCAATTTCATTCGCTCTCCCCTTTTTGAACATTTCACCAATCAAAGAAACCAGTACGACCGCATAGCAGGCGTCGTAAAAGCCTCTATACCAATCGTAGTCAGGATCTTTATTTTGCGCCGTTTTCTTATAAGAGCTTAAATAATTTAGAAAAGCCTCGTGTTCCTTTTGTAGCGCATACGCCGGATTGCCTTGGCGATAGGCCCCCAAATCCAGCTTGACCGAGCGAGCGCCCATCGAAATTTCTACCGTGCGACTGTCGCAGGCGCAATTACGGTCGGCAATAAATTCCGCTGTTATCGTACTGAAGTCATAGACGGCATGAACGCGGTCATCCGACAATTCCTCGCATTGAAGCGACCTGTACATCATGGCGTTTTTGTCGACAAAGAGACAAAGCAGGTCCATGTCGTGGATCATCAGATCGTATTCCACGGAAACATCGCGGTTGCGCGGCGAAAAACCGTGCGTTCGCGTAAACTTGAACCTAACCGGAAAAACATCTTGTTTCTGGAGAAACCAGGATTTTAAGCAATCCTGCATTTCCTTGCAGAAGTCGGTCTTTGCAAATTCTTCGATGGCCGGGTTGTAGCGTTCCGAATGCCCGACAAAGACAAACGCGTTACGCTTCAAGGCTTTTTTCTGGTACTCCAGGGCATCCTCCCCAGATACCGACACCGGTTTTTCCACAAGCACCGGGAGCTTCATCTTGATGCATTTTTTGACGTATTCGTCGTGCGTTACGGCAGGAGATGCAACGACGGCAAAATCGGGAGCCAGTTCGCCGGTTTTAATTCGTTTGAACAAGGCTGCAGCCTCGGCCGAAGTGTCGGCGACTCCGATAAATTCAACGCCATCTTCTTCGAACAGCCTCTTGTGCCGCTGCCCCATGGTTCCGTTGCCGATCAGGACTGCCTTATAAGAACATGTATTTTGCATAGAGTCCTAATGTGTGGCCGGTTTCCATTCCAAACAGGTAGCCGCGATTCATTTCGTAAAACAAAGCGATTCCTAAAGAATTCTTGAACACGGCAAAATAGCGGGCGGCATCGACGCGCATTCTAAAACCCTGGTCCAGGTCATCCATTTTGCGATACGGCTTTTGCATGTTCAGGTTTTCGGATTCCTGAATGCGCCAGCGGTACAAGAAAACATAATCGAATTTCCAGCCAGAATAATCGTCGCGGTCCCAGAGGAGTTTCCACGAGATGGAGCCCTTTACGCCCAGCTCATCGCCCGGCTGATAATTCTGTTTTTCGAGAAATGTATAGTATTCTAGCGCGGCCCCGAGCGTCATGTTTCGGGAAAATTCGTAAAGGCCGAAGGGCGAAACGCCCAAGCGATAGAACCGATTGACTTGCGAGCCGTCGCGAGGTGGAAGCCGCCAGTTGAAATCCACCCCGAAAAACGGGAACGGGCGAGCCTTTACGCCTAGGTAAGATTCATTCAGGCCGTTGACATGCAAGTCTAGCGCCTCGTGAACCTGATCATGGAATTGCGTTTCCCACTGGTAGCTGACCATGCGGTAAGAAAAGTCGCCGTATACGCTAAAGCAATGGCAAGGAGCGAACTCCCCCACTACATTCAGGTCTGCGCTGTAAACATCGTCGCGGAGCTCGGCAAGGCCGCCAAACAAGGCATAGCTTTCGGGGGCACGCACCGGCAAAATCGATTCGCGGGCATGGCCAAAAAGCGCCAAGACAAGAACACAAAAGGGAATTATTCTTAAAGAAAGATATCGTTTCACAGCTAGATGACTACAATTTAACAAAAAAGACAATCCTGCAGGCTTGGTTGGTTGGAAATTCCATAACGATTATCTATATTAGGGCTCATCATGAAGAAGATAATCACATACGGTACTTTTGACCTTTTACATTACGGACATATTAACCTTCTGAAGCGCGCCAAGGCTTTAGGCGATTATCTTATTGTAGCCCTTTCCACTGACGAATTCAACTGGAACCAAAAGCAGAAAAAATGCTACTTCAGTTACGAGAAGCGTAAACAGCTCCTGGAAGCCGTGCGCTACGTGGACCTCGTGATTCCCGAAGAAAGTTGGGACCAGAAGAAAACGGACGTCAAGGAATACCACGTAGATACTTTTGTGATGGGCGACGACTGGAAAGGAAAATTCGATTTCCTTAAAGATTCCTGCGAGGTGGTTTATTTGCCCCGCACGCCGGAAATCAGCACGACCCAAATCAAAAAAGATCTGGAAACTTTAAAGAAATAGTAGACTTACAATGAAGCGTCAGTCCAAGAAGCTTCTATTGTTTTTCGTTCTTCTTTTTTTAGCATTTATTGTCAATTCTTGCGGCACTTGGGGCGAAAATTCGTCGCAAGCTGCCGATTCGGCGTATTTACCGCTAGACGATTCCGAATACCCTTATGCCGGATTGCCGCGCCTGGTAATTGAAACCGAGAATTTCAGGCAAATTAACAACAAGGAGACGAAAGTCCCGGCTCGTCTGCAATTCTACGGCAAAAACAAGCCCTCTAGCGAAATTCTGGACCTCACGATCAAGGGACGAGGCAATTCCAGCTTCGTGATGACCAAATACGGTTACAAGATCAAGCTAGCCGAAAAAGATTCACTGCTCGGAATGTCCAAGGACAAGGAATGGGACTTGATTTCCAACTTTCGCGACAGGTCCCTATTGCGAAACTACATCACCTACCAGCTCGCGGGAATCCTCGGCGACGAATACTTTCCGAAATGCGAATTCATAGAACTTTACCTGAACCGGCAATACTTGGGAATCTATCTCTTAGTCGAACACGTCAAGGTTTCCAAGAACCGCGTAGACATTCCCAAAAGCGATTCCAGTTTTCTTTTTGAAAAGACCTCTGCCACCACTACAGACGGGGCATTGTTCACGTCTAGTCTCGGCTATATTTTCAAGTTCCGCCAGCCCAAGGAACCGAGCGAAGAGTCCAAGGAACTCCTCGAAAATCACATCAACGATTTCGAGCATTTTCTGCAATCCAAAAGCATTTACAAACTGGACAGCATTGGCAAATGGATCAACATCGATGATTTTGTAAGATACTACTGGATTCAAGAATTCTCCAAGAACATCGATGGCCACAGGCGAAGCATTTTTATCACTTGGGAAACGGACAGTGCCTTAAAAATGGGACCCGTATGGGATTTTGACTTGGGCTACGGAAGTTCGGCAGACGTGAAAAGCGGACCCGAGGAATGGCTGATTCGCAAATACGGGTGGGACCGCTATTTGTTCAAGAACAAGGATTACGAATCGCGGGTAAGGGAATACTGGAAAAAGAACCGTTCCGCATTTGTCGCGACCCTGGATTCCATTGATTCCATGTCCGAAAAACTGGAGAGAGCTTCGGCAAACGAATTCAAAAAATGGCCCATTCTGGAAAACGACTCCAGGTGGCCCTTCCATGAAAAATTCGACAGCTACCAGGACGCCGTAGACGCTCTAAAATCCTGGATAGAAGCGCGAATCCAGTGGGTTGACGAGAACATATAATTCTATATTATGCCCCGAAAATGTCTTTGAAGCAAAAAACTTTCAAAGGCGTCATTTGGAGTGCTGTAGAAAGATTTTCTACCCAGGGCGTTCAGTTCCTGTTCGGTATTCTTTTAGCTAGACTTCTGACGCCTAACGATTACGGCATGATTGCCATGCTCACCATCTTTATGGCGGTGAGCCAAACTTTCATTGATAGCGGTTTTGGAAACGCACTCATTCGAAAGCCGGACCGCAACGAAGCCGACAAGGCCACCGTATTCTTCTTCAATATCTTTATGGCGGCGGCCTGCTATGGCATAATCTTCTTGGGAGCGCCCTTTGTAGCCCAGTTCTACAAGATGCCGCAACTTTCGGATATTCTCCGGATTCTCGCCATCAACCTGATTATTCAGGCCTTCGGATCAATTCAGCGATTGAATCTGACCATTGACCTGAATTTTAAAACGCTGGCAAAGGTTTCCCTGATTGGAGCCATCGTGGGCGGCACGGCAGGCCTTATCAGCGCCTACAATGGACTTGGCGTATGGTCGCTGGTTATCCAGCAAATGGTCACGACTTCTACGAGAGTGGTTCTGTTCTGGACTCTTGTTCACTGGCGTCCCAAGACATTTTTCAACAAGACGTCTTTCAAGAACATGTTCGGCTTCGGTTCCAAGCTTTTAGCCTCCGGCCTGTTGAACACCTTGTACGAAAACATCTATGACCTGATTATTGGCAAGTTTTTTTCTGCCTCCACCTTGGGTAACTACAGCAGGGCATCTCATTTTGCAAACTTTCCCTCGTCAAACATCACAGGGATTTTCCAGAGAGTCACCTTTCCTGTTCTGAGCAAAATTCAAGATGACCCTGTAAAGTTGAGAAAAGGATATTTAAAGTTTCTCAACATGTCCACCTTGGTCATATTCCCGCTCATGATTGGCCTAGCAGCTCTGGCAAAACCGTTTATCCTCCTGGTCCTTACTGAAAAATGGGCCAACGTCATCCTGATACTACAGATTATCTGCATCGCCCATATGTGGCACCCCGTACACGCAATCAACCTGAACGTACTGCAAGTCATGGGGCGATCCGACTTATTCCTAAAACTGGAAATCATCAAGAAAATTACAGGCATCATCATACTTTGCGTCACGCTTCCTTATGGCATCATCGCCATGTGCTTCGGCCAATGGGTCGACACCTGCTTTGGCCTTGTAGTAAACACGTACTATTCCGGGAAGTTGTTGAACGCAGGCCTTTTAAGCCAAATGAAAATGTATATTCCCACACTTTTGAACTCCCTAATCATGGGAGCCATAAGCGTAGGCGTAACCAAGATTCTTCCAGAAAAAGAGTATGCGCTTCAACTTGTTCTAGGCATTGCCGCAGGAGCCCTATATTATGTGGCGAGCAACTGGATATTTAACAGGGAAACGGTCAAGGAACTGCTGGAGCTTTTGAACAAAAAGAAAAACAAAATGTAAATTACCTATCATGAGCGAAAATAAAACTATTACAGTTACCTCCCCACTCTTTCCGAAGCTAGAAGAATTCATTCCCATGCTTCAGGATATTTGGAACAGGAAATGGCTGACCAACAACGGCCACTACCACCAGGAATTGGAAAAAGCACTTGCCGAATATCTCGGTGTAAAGTACATCAGCCTTTTTACCAACGGAACCTTGCCGCTGATTACTGCACTGCAGGCAATGAGAATTACCGGGGAAGTAATTACCACACCCTATAGTTTTGTGGCGACCACCCACTCCATCTGGTGGAACGGCCTTAAGCCTGTTTTTGTCGATGTTGACGAAAACACCGGCAATATCGACCCCGAAAAAATCGAGGCCGCCATTACGCCGCGCACAACAGCCATCATGCCCGTACACGTTTACGGAACACCTTGCAATACGAAGCGCATCCAAGAAATCGCCGACATCTACGGGCTCAAGGTCATCTATGACTCCGCGCATGCCTTTGGCGTGCAGGTGAACGGAGAATCCGTATTAAAAGCAGGCGACATGAGTACGCTCAGTTTTCATGCCACCAAAGTATACAATACGGTTGAAGGCGGAGCTCTTGTTTGCCATGACGAGGCAACAAAGAAACGTATCGATTATTTGAAGAACTTCGGCTTCGCAGATGAAACGACAGTCGTCGCTCCCGGCATCAACAGCAAGATGGACGAAATTCGCTCGGCATACGGACTATTAAACTTGAGGCAAGTCGACAGCGCCATCGAAAAACGCAAGGCGGTTGCAGACAAGTACAGAGCCGCGCTAAAAGACATTGCCGGCATTCGTTTCCTCCCCGATATCGAAGGCGTCCGCCACAACTACGCTTACTTCCCGATTTTCATTAGCGAAGAATACGGCGTTAGCCGCGATGAACTTTACGCATTGCTGCAAAAGCACAACATTTACGGACGTCGCTATTTCTACCCGCTTATCAGCACTTTCAGCGCCTACAAGGGGCTGGATTCTGCCAATCCAGCAAACCTGCCTATCGCCCACAAGCTTGCAGACCAGGTACTTTGCCTACCGATGTTTGCCACCCTCGATGACGAAGGCGTTAATAGGGTGATTGAAGTCATTACTAACAAGAAATAATCTGCAATGCTTGAGCTCATTAAGAAAGTCGACAACGAATGCGGCACGCCATTTTACTTTGTGTATCCGGAACGATTTGTCAACAATTTGCAATCGTTCCGCAAGGCGTTTACCGATATATACCCCAATTTTATCCTGTCCTATTCGTTCAAGACCAACTACACATCTGTCCTATTACAGAAAGCAAAGGAAATAAGCTGCTTTGCAGAGACTGTATCCTCGATGGAATACAATCTTGCTGTTCAAAAAGGCTTTGCAACGGACAAGATTATTTTTAACGGTCCCATCAAGAGCTTTGAAGACATCAAGACAGCATTGATAAACAAGTCCATCGTTCAATTGGACAGTGAATACGAAATTACACATGTCCTGAAACTGCAAAAAGAAAATCCGGGACAAGAAATTAAAATCGGGCTCCGCATAAATATGGAAGTCGGCTCCGGCAGCATAGCACTCCAAGGTGGCCTGCGTCAGAGCCGTTTTGGCTTCACTACGAGCATGCTGGAAAAAGTCATCCCGTTGCTAAAAGAAGCCAACATCAAAATCATTTCGCTCCACGGGCATACATCCTCTTCGGACCGTATCGTAGACAACTACCGGCACATTGCAAATCGCCTAATGGAGATCCGTGCGAAATTTGATTTAAATGACATCCGGTACATCAATGTTGGTGGCGGGTTCTTTGGCGCAGCCCCCGAAGGAATCGATGTTTCGAAAAAACCAAAATACACAGACTATGCCAAGGGAATCTGTGAAACTCTCCTTGCCGACAAATGGTTCAGCGAGCGCAAACCTTACATCGTCATCGAACCCGGCGCCTCTGTAGTCTCTAACGTTTTTGAACTGGTAACAAAAATTCACCAGCACAAGAATATCCAGGGTCAAGATTTCGTCTTTGCCGATGCTAGCTATTTTCAGGTCCGCCCTTTCCTCACCAAGATGAATCTTCCGTTCACAGAACACAGTGACAACCCAGAACAACCCGAAATCATAACGGATGTCGTAGGTGCCACTTGCATGGAAGTCGACAAGATTGCCGAGGGCGTTTCGCTAAAGCACTACTCCCACGGAGATTACCTGCTGTTCAGAGCAGTCGGTGCCTACAGGCAGAATCTGTCCCCTCTCTTTATCATCCCCTGGAGTCCGGTCGTCGAAGTGACTTCCTCAGGCCATATAAACATCCTCAAGAATCGACAGGATGCATCGGATTTATTAAACATGCTGGAAAAATAAGCAAGGCGAATAAAACATGAACATTCTCCTGACATCTGCAGGCCGCAGGACCTACATGGT
The Fibrobacter sp. UWB5 DNA segment above includes these coding regions:
- a CDS encoding Gfo/Idh/MocA family protein; translation: MQNTCSYKAVLIGNGTMGQRHKRLFEEDGVEFIGVADTSAEAAALFKRIKTGELAPDFAVVASPAVTHDEYVKKCIKMKLPVLVEKPVSVSGEDALEYQKKALKRNAFVFVGHSERYNPAIEEFAKTDFCKEMQDCLKSWFLQKQDVFPVRFKFTRTHGFSPRNRDVSVEYDLMIHDMDLLCLFVDKNAMMYRSLQCEELSDDRVHAVYDFSTITAEFIADRNCACDSRTVEISMGARSVKLDLGAYRQGNPAYALQKEHEAFLNYLSSYKKTAQNKDPDYDWYRGFYDACYAVVLVSLIGEMFKKGRANEIDAK
- the tagD gene encoding glycerol-3-phosphate cytidylyltransferase — translated: MKKIITYGTFDLLHYGHINLLKRAKALGDYLIVALSTDEFNWNQKQKKCYFSYEKRKQLLEAVRYVDLVIPEESWDQKKTDVKEYHVDTFVMGDDWKGKFDFLKDSCEVVYLPRTPEISTTQIKKDLETLKK
- a CDS encoding CotH kinase family protein — its product is MKRQSKKLLLFFVLLFLAFIVNSCGTWGENSSQAADSAYLPLDDSEYPYAGLPRLVIETENFRQINNKETKVPARLQFYGKNKPSSEILDLTIKGRGNSSFVMTKYGYKIKLAEKDSLLGMSKDKEWDLISNFRDRSLLRNYITYQLAGILGDEYFPKCEFIELYLNRQYLGIYLLVEHVKVSKNRVDIPKSDSSFLFEKTSATTTDGALFTSSLGYIFKFRQPKEPSEESKELLENHINDFEHFLQSKSIYKLDSIGKWINIDDFVRYYWIQEFSKNIDGHRRSIFITWETDSALKMGPVWDFDLGYGSSADVKSGPEEWLIRKYGWDRYLFKNKDYESRVREYWKKNRSAFVATLDSIDSMSEKLERASANEFKKWPILENDSRWPFHEKFDSYQDAVDALKSWIEARIQWVDENI
- a CDS encoding lipopolysaccharide biosynthesis protein, coding for MSLKQKTFKGVIWSAVERFSTQGVQFLFGILLARLLTPNDYGMIAMLTIFMAVSQTFIDSGFGNALIRKPDRNEADKATVFFFNIFMAAACYGIIFLGAPFVAQFYKMPQLSDILRILAINLIIQAFGSIQRLNLTIDLNFKTLAKVSLIGAIVGGTAGLISAYNGLGVWSLVIQQMVTTSTRVVLFWTLVHWRPKTFFNKTSFKNMFGFGSKLLASGLLNTLYENIYDLIIGKFFSASTLGNYSRASHFANFPSSNITGIFQRVTFPVLSKIQDDPVKLRKGYLKFLNMSTLVIFPLMIGLAALAKPFILLVLTEKWANVILILQIICIAHMWHPVHAINLNVLQVMGRSDLFLKLEIIKKITGIIILCVTLPYGIIAMCFGQWVDTCFGLVVNTYYSGKLLNAGLLSQMKMYIPTLLNSLIMGAISVGVTKILPEKEYALQLVLGIAAGALYYVASNWIFNRETVKELLELLNKKKNKM
- a CDS encoding DegT/DnrJ/EryC1/StrS aminotransferase family protein, which encodes MSENKTITVTSPLFPKLEEFIPMLQDIWNRKWLTNNGHYHQELEKALAEYLGVKYISLFTNGTLPLITALQAMRITGEVITTPYSFVATTHSIWWNGLKPVFVDVDENTGNIDPEKIEAAITPRTTAIMPVHVYGTPCNTKRIQEIADIYGLKVIYDSAHAFGVQVNGESVLKAGDMSTLSFHATKVYNTVEGGALVCHDEATKKRIDYLKNFGFADETTVVAPGINSKMDEIRSAYGLLNLRQVDSAIEKRKAVADKYRAALKDIAGIRFLPDIEGVRHNYAYFPIFISEEYGVSRDELYALLQKHNIYGRRYFYPLISTFSAYKGLDSANPANLPIAHKLADQVLCLPMFATLDDEGVNRVIEVITNKK